A genomic window from Triticum urartu cultivar G1812 chromosome 7, Tu2.1, whole genome shotgun sequence includes:
- the LOC125520721 gene encoding ER lumen protein-retaining receptor erd-2.2-like: protein MRAPRRPMAVVLSWVRRQPPKVKAFLAVVAGMTALVFIRFIVHDHDNLFVAAEAAHALGIAVLIYKLTKEKTCAGLSLKSQDLTALFLAVRLYCSFVMEYDIHTILDSATLVATLFVIYMIRFRLRSTYMLDKDNFALYYVVVPCCVLAFIAHPSTSHIMINRICWAFCVYLEAVSVLPQLRLMQNTKIVEPFTAHYVFALGVARFLSCAHWVLQVLDTRGRLLTALGYGFWPSMVLLSEIVQTFILADFCYYYVKSLAGGQLVLRLPSGVV from the exons ATGAGGGCGCCGCGGAGGCCGATGGCGGTCGTGCTCAGCTGGGTGCGGAGGCAGCCGCCCAAGGTCAAGGCCTTCCTCGCCGTCGTCGCGGGCATGACCGCGCTCGTCTTCATCCGCTTCATCGTCCACGACCACGACAACCTCTTCGTCGCCGCCGAGGCCGCGCACGCGCTCGGCATCGCCGTGCTCATCTACAAGCTCACCAAGGAGAAGACCTGCGCTG GACTTTCACTCAAGTCTCAGGATTTGACAGCACTGTTCCTGGCCGTTAGGTTGTACTGCAGCTTTGTTATGGAGTATGACATCCATACAATACTGGATTCAGCTACACTAGTAGCTACTCTTTTTGTCATTTACATGATTCGGTTCAGACTGAGGTCAACTTATATGCTGGACAAGGACAATTTTGCATTGTACTACGTG GTTGTACCATGTTGTGTGCTGGCATTTATTGCTCATCCTTCGACATCACATATCATGATCAATAGGATCTGCTGGGCCTTCTGTGTTTACTTGGAAGCTGTTTCAGTGCTGCCCCAGTTGCGCTTGATGCAGAATACAAAG ATTGTTGAACCATTCACAGCTCATTATGTGTTTGCATTGGGAGTGGCAAGGTTCCTTAGCTGTGCACACTGGGTCCTTCAG GTCTTGGATACTCGTGGCAGATTATTGACTGCTCTGGGCTATGGCTTTTGGCCATCGATGGTTCTCCTCTCTGAAATCGTCCAGACGTTCATCCTTGCAGATTTCTGCTACTACTATGTGAAGAG TCTTGCTGGTGGACAACTAGTGCTGCgacttccttctggggtggtgtAA
- the LOC125521622 gene encoding actin cytoskeleton-regulatory complex protein pan1-like, producing the protein MPPERYAVQHVYIAPSCPVVAMGPSDGVAAAPKEPDLAPKLPWTAAAGSSGDQPPVSLYRPRRCTVPPLDARESPPPAPPHCATAGRARIPAARSRPAPPRPDERKGNTVPAATARALLGDALTWRLKENGDEWWRSRHRLGFLPGRPRGSTRLVLKFLYIHFSSDGGSIVLINMMLSSIFIKEHGRAWFRLISAY; encoded by the exons ATGCCGCCAGAGCGGTACGCTGTCCAGCACGTCTACATCGCTCCGTCGTGCCCCGTCGTAGCCATGGGACCGTCGGATGGGGTAGCCGCCGCCCCCAAGGAGCCAGATCTGGCGCCGAAGCTCCCATGGACAGCAGCGGCAGGTTCCTCGGGCGACCAGCCCCCCGTGTCTCTGTATCGTCCGCGCCGCTGCACTGTGCCACCGCTGGACGCACGCGAGTCTcctccgcccgcgccgccgcactGTGCCACCGCAGGTCGCGCGCGAATCCCTGCCGCCAGATCACGCCCTGCGCCGCCACGCCCGGACGAGAGGAAGGGAAACACCGTCCCTGCCGCCACCGCACGGGCTTTGCTCGGGGATGCCCTCACGTGGCGGCTGAAGGAGAATGGGGATGAGTGGTGGAGGAGTCGACATCGGCTAGGGTTTCTTCCGGGCCGCCCGCGCGGGAGCACACGGCTTGTACTAAAATTTCTATATATACATTTTTCatcggatggagggagtattgttttg ATAAATATGATGTTATCATCTATATTTATCAAGGAACACGGACGCGCGTGGTTCAGGCTAATTAGCGCGTACTGA